A stretch of Paraburkholderia phenazinium DNA encodes these proteins:
- the leuB gene encoding 3-isopropylmalate dehydrogenase yields the protein MKIAVLPGDGIGPEIVKEAVKVLNVLGEKFELEEAPVGGAGYEAKGHPLPDSTLALAKEADAILFGAVGDWKYDKLERALRPEQAILGLRKHLQLFANFRPAICYPQLTGASSLKEEIVSGLDILIVRELNGDIYFGAPRGLRDAPDGPFAGAKEGFDTMRYSEPEVRRIAHVAFQAAQKRGKKLTSVDKANVLETSQFWKDIMIDVSKEYADVELSHMYVDNAAMQLVKAPKSFDVIVTGNMFGDILSDEAAMLTGSIGMLPSASLDKNNKGLYEPSHGSAPDIAGKGVANPLATILSAAMMLRYSLNKAEQADRIEAAVKKVLEQGFRTGDILTPGCKQVGTAAMGDAVVAAL from the coding sequence AGTGTTGCCCGGCGACGGCATCGGTCCGGAAATCGTCAAGGAAGCCGTCAAGGTTCTGAATGTGCTCGGCGAGAAATTCGAGCTCGAAGAAGCGCCGGTTGGCGGCGCGGGTTACGAAGCCAAGGGCCATCCGCTGCCCGATTCGACGCTCGCGCTCGCGAAGGAAGCCGATGCGATCCTGTTCGGCGCCGTCGGCGACTGGAAGTACGACAAGCTCGAACGCGCGCTGCGTCCCGAGCAGGCCATTCTGGGTCTGCGTAAGCATCTGCAACTGTTCGCGAACTTCCGTCCGGCGATCTGCTATCCGCAATTGACGGGTGCGTCGTCGCTGAAGGAAGAGATCGTTTCGGGCCTCGACATCCTGATCGTGCGCGAACTGAATGGCGATATTTACTTCGGCGCACCGCGCGGTCTGCGTGACGCACCGGACGGCCCGTTTGCCGGCGCGAAGGAAGGTTTCGACACGATGCGGTATTCGGAGCCGGAAGTGCGCCGCATCGCGCACGTTGCTTTCCAGGCAGCGCAAAAGCGCGGCAAGAAACTGACTTCGGTCGACAAGGCCAACGTGCTCGAAACGTCGCAATTCTGGAAGGACATCATGATCGATGTCTCGAAGGAATACGCGGACGTCGAGCTGTCGCACATGTACGTCGACAACGCGGCCATGCAACTGGTGAAGGCGCCGAAGTCGTTCGACGTAATCGTCACCGGCAACATGTTTGGCGACATCCTTTCCGATGAAGCCGCTATGTTGACGGGTTCGATCGGCATGCTGCCGTCGGCGTCGCTCGACAAGAACAATAAGGGCTTGTACGAGCCGTCGCATGGGTCGGCGCCGGATATCGCCGGCAAGGGCGTGGCGAATCCGCTGGCCACGATCCTGTCCGCCGCGATGATGCTGCGTTATTCGCTGAACAAGGCCGAACAGGCCGATCGCATCGAAGCCGCCGTGAAGAAGGTGCTGGAGCAAGGCTTCCGTACTGGCGACATCCTCACGCCGGGTTGCAAGCAGGTCGGTACTGCGGCGATGGGCGATGCTGTCGTCGCCGCGCTTTAA
- the asd gene encoding aspartate-semialdehyde dehydrogenase, with translation MNVGLVGWRGMVGSVLMQRMQQEGDFDLIEPVFFSTSNAGGNAPSFAKNETKLKDASSIDDLKKCDAIISCQGGDYTNDVFPKLRAAGWNGYWIDAASSLRMKDGAVIILDPVNLDVIKNALVKGQKNFIGGNCTVSLMLMALGGLFRENLVDWMTAMTYQAASGAGAQNMRELLQQMGTLYGSAKEDLADPSSAILDIDRRVLAAMNSDRMPTEHFGVPLAGSLIPWIDKDLGNGMSKEEWKGGAETNKILGKPAMGTPGSIPVDGLCVRIGAMRCHSQALTIKLKKDVPLDEVSSILASANDWVKVVPNEREASIRDLSPAVVTGTLTVPVGRLRKLAMGGEYLSAFTVGDQLLWGAAEPLRRMLRILLDK, from the coding sequence ATGAACGTAGGTCTCGTAGGTTGGCGCGGCATGGTCGGCAGCGTCCTGATGCAGCGTATGCAGCAGGAAGGCGATTTCGATCTGATCGAACCGGTGTTTTTCAGCACCAGCAACGCGGGCGGCAACGCGCCGTCGTTCGCTAAAAACGAGACCAAGCTCAAAGATGCCTCGAGCATCGACGACCTGAAGAAGTGCGACGCCATCATCTCCTGCCAGGGCGGCGACTACACCAATGACGTGTTCCCGAAGCTGCGCGCAGCGGGCTGGAACGGCTACTGGATCGACGCGGCTTCGTCGCTGCGTATGAAGGACGGCGCCGTCATCATTCTCGATCCGGTCAACCTCGACGTGATCAAGAACGCGCTGGTGAAGGGTCAGAAGAATTTTATCGGCGGCAACTGCACGGTCAGCCTGATGCTGATGGCGCTGGGTGGCCTGTTCCGCGAAAACCTCGTCGACTGGATGACGGCCATGACGTATCAGGCTGCATCGGGCGCGGGCGCGCAGAACATGCGTGAATTGCTGCAACAGATGGGCACGCTGTATGGCTCGGCCAAGGAAGATCTGGCGGATCCGTCGTCGGCGATCTTGGATATCGACCGCCGCGTGCTCGCCGCGATGAACAGCGACCGCATGCCGACCGAGCATTTCGGCGTGCCGCTCGCCGGTTCGCTGATTCCGTGGATCGACAAGGACCTCGGCAACGGCATGTCCAAGGAAGAGTGGAAGGGCGGCGCGGAAACCAACAAGATCCTCGGCAAGCCGGCCATGGGCACGCCCGGTTCGATCCCGGTGGACGGATTGTGCGTGCGCATCGGCGCCATGCGCTGCCACTCGCAGGCTTTGACGATCAAGCTGAAGAAAGACGTGCCGCTCGACGAGGTGAGCAGCATCCTCGCCTCGGCCAATGACTGGGTCAAGGTTGTGCCGAACGAGCGCGAAGCGTCGATCCGCGATCTGTCACCGGCGGTGGTCACGGGCACGCTGACGGTGCCGGTTGGACGTCTGCGCAAGCTGGCGATGGGCGGCGAATATCTGTCGGCTTTCACGGTTGGCGACCAGCTCTTGTGGGGCGCCGCAGAGCCGCTGCGCAGGATGCTGCGCATTCTGCTCGACAAGTAA